From the genome of Miscanthus floridulus cultivar M001 chromosome 10, ASM1932011v1, whole genome shotgun sequence, one region includes:
- the LOC136488365 gene encoding extensin-like — protein MESVADPEIESRATLPAPSPPPVPAPLPPASAPPSRARPAPPSAAIVAALPKFGPTPPGRAPRRRPPTRCPSRSGPVPPDVPPRLARLWGTAAASRPRSPVAHRPRPPATLLDGPPPPPPSQCPRPAPRAPA, from the exons ATGGAATCAGTGGCGGACCCAGAAATTGAGAGCAGG GCCACCTTGCCCGCGCCGTCGCCACCGCCGGTCCCCGCCCCCCTCCCCCCTGCCTCAGCCCCTCCCAGCCGAGCCCGGCCCGCCCCGCCGAGCGCCGCCATCGTCGCCGCGCTGCCCAAGTTTGGCCCCACCCCTCCTGGTCGAGCCCCGCGCCGCCGGCCTCCGACGCGTTGCCCCTCCCGGTCGGGCCCCGTGCCGCCCGACGTGCCGCCCCGCCTCGCCCGGCTGTggggcaccgccgccgcctcccggcCACGCTCGCCGGTGGCCCACCGTCCCCGCCCCCCGGCCACGCTCCTCGACGGCCCACCCCCGCCGCCACCCAGCCAATGTCCTCGGCCAGCCCCGCGCGCACCGGCCTAG